Proteins from a single region of Gambusia affinis linkage group LG12, SWU_Gaff_1.0, whole genome shotgun sequence:
- the dtna gene encoding dystrobrevin alpha isoform X4, whose protein sequence is MIEDCRRRGDNMADRRQLYVEMRAQDLDSIRLSTYRTACKLRFVQKKCNLHLVDIWNVIEAFRENGLNTMELNSELAVARLEVVLSTLFFQLNKRMPTTHQINVEQSVGLLLNFLLAAYDPEGHGKISVFVVKMALASISGGKILDKLRYIFSHLSDSAGIMVHSQFDQFLREVLKLPMAVFEGPSFGYTEQAARACFIQQKKVSLNTFLDTLMSDPPPQCLVWLPLMHRLANVENVFHPVECSYCQTESMMGFRYRCQQCHNYQLCQDCFWRGHASGSHSNQHQMKEYTSWKSPAKKLTHVLSKSLSCASSREPLHPMFPDMPEKPLNLAHVVPPRPVNITNDYSLSHSMPTSGNPYSTKNQNNDAGQKKSWFGVAPQLLKGKGLKYNLDVADRLGDEHVLIGLYVNLLQNSPKSCLLESSNHQDEEHSLIARYAARLAAEATVQQQRVPIDLPYSLDTNKQQRQLIAELESKNREILQEIQRLRLQHEEASQPPPDRGQQNPTLLAELRLLRQRKDELEQRMSTLQESRRELMVQLEQLMMLLKTQGPGSPRSSPSHTVSRPIPTPIHSDSAGTTPTHTPQDSLMGVGGDVQEAFAQGPRRNLRNDLLIAADSITNTMSSLVKELNSEGGSETESLLDSDFGQCDLMATTSSDFYFSYKPRPTRAAEEEAFENNLDQQLEEELKLEELVKHRQEMDKTCLVTMEQ, encoded by the exons ATGATTGAAGATTGCAGGCGGAGGGGTGACAACATGGCAGACAGAAGGCAGCTGTATGTCGAGATGA GGGCACAGGATTTGGATTCAATACGATTATCAACATACAGAACAGCCTGCAAACTCCGATTTGTGCAGAAGAAATGCAACC TGCATTTGGTTGATATTTGGAACGTCATTGAGGCTTTCCGAGAAAATGGTCTGAACACCATGGAACTCAATTCTGAGCTGGCTGTGGCTCGTCTGGAAGTGGTACTTTCCACCTTGTTCTTCCAACTTAACAAGCGAATGCCAACCACTCACCAAATCAATGTAGAGCAGTCCGTCGGTCTGCTACTCAACTTTCTGCTGGCAGCATACGACCC ggAAGGCCATGgcaagatttctgtttttgttgtgaagATGGCGCTTGCCTCAATCTCCGGAGGGAAAATTCTGGATAAATTAAGAT ATATATTTTCGCATCTATCGGATTCTGCTGGAATAATGGTGCACTCGCAGTTTGACCAATTTCTGCGAGAGGTTCTCAAATTGCCCATGGCGGTGTTTGAGGGACCTTCTTTTGGCTACACTGAGCAAGCTGCACGAGCATGTTTCATTCAGCAG AAAAAGGTCTCCCTCAACACATTCCTTGATACGCTGATGTCAGACCCGCCCCCTCAGTGTTTGGTGTGGCTACCTCTCATGCATCGGCTTGCCAACGTTGAGAACG TGTTTCACCCGGTCGAGTGCTCCTACTGCCAAACTGAGAGTATGATGGGCTTCCGCTACCGCTGCCAGCAATGTCATAATTACCAGCTCTGTCAGGACTGCTTCTGGAGGGGGCATGCCAGCGGTTCCCATAGCAACCAGCACCAAATGAAGGAGTATACGTCATGG AAATCCCCAGCTAAGAAGTTAACCCATGTCCTCAGTAAGTCACTGAGCTGTGCCTCCAGCAGAGAGCCCCTGCACCCCATGTTCCCCGATATGCCAGAGAAACCTCTCAACCTAGCTCATGTTGt GCCACCAAGACCAGTAAATATAACCAATGACTACTCACTGTCCCACTCCATGCCTACATCAGGGAACCCTTACTCCACCAAAAA CCAGAATAATGATGCTGGCCAAAAAAAGTCTTGGTTTGGGGTTGCTCCACAGCTGTTGAAAGGGAAAGG GTTAAAGTACAACCTCGACGTTGCTGATAGACTTGGTGACGAGCATGTTCTCATTGGCCTCTATGTGAATCTGCTTCAAAACAGCCCCAAATCTTG TTTGCTGGAAAGCAGTAACCATCAAGATGAGGAGCACAGTCTCATTGCTCGCTACGCTGCTAGACTGGCTGCTGAAGCTACG GTTCAACAGCAGAGGGTCCCCATAGACCTCCCCTACTCTCTGGATACCAACAAACAACAGAGGCAGCTCATTGCAGAGTTGGAGAGCAAAAACAG AGAAATCCTGCAGGAAATCCAGAGGCTGCGTCTTCAGCATGAGGAGGCTTCCCAGCCTCCACCAGACAGGGGCCAACAAAACCCTACCCTGCTCGCCGAGCTGCGACTTCTCAG GCAACGCAAAGATGAGCTCGAACAAAGAATGTCTACTCTGCAGGAGAGTCGCAGGGAGCTCATGGTGCAGCTGGAGCAGCTAATGATGCTTCTCAAG ACTCAGGGTCCCGGCTCTCCACGCTCTTCTCCCAGCCACACCGTCAGCCGGCCGATCCCCACGCCAATCCACTCGGACTCTGCTGGCACCACTCCGACTCACACACCTCAGGACTCACTCATGGGCGTGGGAGGGGATGTTCAAGAAGCCTTCGCTCAGG GTCCAAGGAGAAATCTGAGGAACGACCTTCTCATTGCTGCTGACTCCATAACCAATACCATGTCATCACTTGTGAAGGAGCTAAATTCAG AAGGTGGTAGTGAGACAGAGAGCCTCTTGGATTCAGACTTTGGACAATGTGACCTAATGGCTACAACTTCCTCAGACTTTTACTTCTCTTATAAACCAAG ACCTACTagagctgcagaagaagagGCTTTTGAAAACAATCTGGACCAGCAGCTAGAGGAGGAGCTCAAGTTGGAGGAGCTGGTAAAGCACAGACAAGAGATGGACAAAACGTGCTTG GTGACAATGGAGCAGTGA